The nucleotide window ATAATGTACGCTAgactgactgtcgattggactctagtgtgaaatgatggagccatgtttctattgccacacaccgacgcaaaaacTCGGTTTTATTCCGATTGAAGAACACACAAACAGTACTGCTTTCATTGTTCTGGGTGCTTATTTCGCCTCTCCCCTACCTgacaaatatcttttcaacggttgaTTTTCCTAGTGCAGAGAcgaaattcaacagtatttttccccaaaaaaaaaaaaactttattaacacacgaaatgcttttcgatccaatttttgtaaactaacacaagttacTTCACTCAAATTGATGGCATTAGTAGTACCATCTATGTGCCAGCCATGGTAAAGCATGGACGGCTCCTCtagtgttttataaaaatttgccgATCATTTTGACTTTCGAATTATCTTTTTGATCTCTTGCGACAGTTGGGCTCTTTAGAACGTGTTATAATGcagagtttgtccggaaagtaatataATCAGtcctaaaattaaataaaatttattgaaagagtcgttacaactttttaaaaactatcaaaataggcttcttctgcgtcgatgtAGTGAtgtcagcgcgatttccaagcattgaaggcgtcacggaaggtatTCTACGGAATGGCCCTGAGAGCCGAGATACATGCCGATTACATGTCGATTAGGCAGCAACATTTAAGTATTGTTATACATAAGTGTCGCTGACTTTgcctaaatattttgtaaaatttcttcaatatctGTAGTTATGGCAGAGGTTCGAGGTTTGGTATTGGGCACGCTccaaagtacagtcgcggcggaagccctattactttccggacaaaccctgtatatgcaCGTATATTAATGTGTAAGTAATTTGTTATCTCGAGTTCAGCCGAGACTGAATAACATTTGAATCGCTGCTTTCCTCACAGACGCAGAACTCTCAGTCAAGCCAAAGTCATAGAAAATGTCGCTtcgttttcaatatttgtgcaCAATATTTGGGCATATTCTTTACGCAGTGAATTGTTGCGTTTCATTGCAAATCAATTCCCAACCTGtggtaattataaattttaataagttgAGTGTTGGAATgacaaaaattggaaaattaaagtataaaataattttaatacaaatccaGAATGCCTGATTCCATctccaaataataaaaataaatgattaaatttttatagagaGATAAATGAATGAAACCAAGTAAGAATGCGACTTTAACATTTATAATCGTATCTGTTTTAGAAAAGAGAAGATCGGTTATTAATTTCGGTTAATATCGAATACCTCATGGAAATGCGGCTtcttttcaataaagtttttcaGACACcacgaaatatatataattaataagtatataataaacaTTGTCACCATATATCTGTgaaatttcttacaaatgtaaaaaagtgaaagataaatatgtgaaatttgtgaagACGATTATAATCTGTGATAATTTAGTTATTGGTTTCAAGGATGACTGGAAAGTGATAAAGTAGCACTGAAAAAACAGCTATGTGAAGGTAAAACCGAAACTCGTATTATTTGACCTTAAAGATATAACAAAGTGGTAGGTAGGTAATTTAgacggaccactgcagtatactTCCAGCTGAGCTATTGTAGTAACCGGGGAGCTGGCCATTAAAAGAAGTGTTTTGGGGtgcagggcagcagtggaaagtgttccCAGAAACAAGCAATTTCACTAACATCACTTCTACTGAGTGCCAGGCCAAAAgggcatcgagggcaatgaaatagtggacgaaatgactactcctcatggaccaaATGTTCGACGATATCATGTGGCCAATATGTGGTTTTAACAAGGTATTTCCCGGTTGTGTATCTCTGCGTTTTGGTGATCAGAATTGGGTTATTGAAAATCGCAAATTCATGAATGACAAAACTAAGAGGTGTTGCTTTCGAAAACAGTGAAATACCAGAGCCCATGAgagtttttttatattgcatGAATCCAAAAAGCTTTTTACGAATCAACTCCTTGAACTCCTGTAAAGCAATAAACAACTTCGCTAAAGACCGACATTTCCGGCAGATGCAGGATTTGTCCGagaagtaataggactgatttccttcggcagcgctgcatcgacgcagaagcaGCCCATTTAGATAGTTTTTAAAGTATTGTAACgatttggttcaataaattttatttagtcaACTCAGTTCTACgtctttccggacaaacccagTATTCTTTGCTATTCTGTGAGGGCGTCATTTGTATTCCGGGTTGTTCGACACCTATTCAAAGTAGCGCCAATGTAGCAGTATTTGTCctccttttaaatttaataaaataaattctttttaatttttctattcttGTACAATTCATTTGAAACGCCTATCTTTGTGACCATGATTTATTGAAGAGAGCGGTTGAGCTTTAGAGCTTAAAATTAGCGAATTATAATTTTCGGTAATCTATTCTTTTATTATTGAGTATTCGAcgaataagtacatatgtatgtgtatatatacaaatttgataACAAAATCACCGCCTCAGCCGAGTAATTAATTGATAAAAACCAGAATATTCCTCACTCGAAAACGCATATTTAAGACACAGTCCTCAATTTCGCCTTCAGTTTGACTGAAATTGTGGAGAATGGCACATCGTTTGATCTTCTTGCCCATTCTGTTTGGACAACTTTTGTATTCGGGGAATTGTTCAGAATCTACTGAAAGTAGTGGATATGTAGGCGTATTTGccttctatttaaatttaataaaatagattaattataaattttatatttttgtgcaaTTCATTTAGAATGACATCCTTCATGGCGATGATTTATTGAAGAGCGCGGTCAATAAGGTGGAGCTCTTGAGCCTCAAATTAGAGAGGTATAATCTgcagtaatatatttttgtattatggaGTATTAGTAAGACTTGacggtattttttatttcttagtaTGCAAAGTGAATTAATGGCAATGAAAGAGCAGCTTCTTCGTGaaataaaggaaataaagaaGAATCAGGAATCTGTGCCACCTGCAACCAAGAAACCAGCATCGTGTACCGAAGCGATGCGTCAAGAAAACGGGAAATATGAAGAGAGTGGCGTTTATGAACTTTATCTGCCAGAATTCCTTCAACACCCTTTCAATGTTTATTGTCTTCGTGATCCTGATGGCGGTGAACCCTGGTCTATAATTCAGCGTCGTCAAAGCAACGACACCGACTTCTATCGTGGGTGGATTGAGTATGAACACGGTTTCGGCGATTTGAATGCCAATTTCTTTCTCGGCTTGGATAAAATACATGCATTGACTCATTCGCGATCTCATGAGCTTTGGATTCAATTGGAGGATTTTGCAAATGAGAAATCTGTTGCTAAGTACGAGAGTTTCGCTATAGGCAATGCTCAGGATAAGTATGAGTTAATTGCCCTTGGACAATATTCAGGCACGGCCGGTGATTCGTTCTCTGATCATCTCGGAGAAAAATTCACCACTAAAGATAGTGATAACGACAAATATAGTGGTAACTGTGCGATATATTCTAAAGGGGCTTGGTGGTATAATAGTTGTTATGACAGGTAATACACGTCTTTTTCATAGCTATGAATGAATTTATATCATATGAAGTTTtcaaataatacaatattatgtttgacattaaattatttacctattatattttacttacagCAACCTGAACGGTTTATATTTAGGAGGAGAATATCCAAAAAGTCAGGAAGGCAGAGGCGTGGATTGGGATTCCTGGTATGGAAATTACTACTccctcaaatatgtacatatggctaTAAGACCAAAGTATTATCACTGAGATGGTGATTTGAATTGAAAACCCTAGCCTGCATAAAATGTTAAACATTACTGACGTTAAAACTATTGAAACAAACTTAACTTAGCATAATGTTTTGTGAAACTTTGCATATTCTTTTTAGCAACAAATAatacattatttgaaaaaagactgtttcttttatttctaaaaacagTATAGCGAATGAAAGTAATCTCGGATTATTTCAATTCCAGAAGAAAACAATCGTTTCATAATGTAATTTACATTTGTATgaacattgtgacaaaaaagcatccGAAAATTTGTATGAAGTTCTCCGGTTAAACCATATTGcaagaaaatgtattttgctaagtcgGTAGGACTGGCTGTAATTTCTATGCCAAATATGTACACGATCTGTCAACCAGCTCAGTGTGATCAGATAGTATACACTATAATAAatattctctcaaattttgaaatcgaaattcaaataattacGGTCGCTACAGCGTTTTTTGTGGAAAGGGAACAGAGCAACTCCaatctttaaacgtgttttttcaGAATGGTGTTTTTCGAAACGGTTTCCACTCTGAAAGGAAGAGTTGTAAAGATATCTGATTCCAATTtggagagaacatttttaatgtcattcgctatcgcgctatggaagcttttttattttgaaggaAGCTgccgaaaaaatggcaaaatatgatgttttttgttcaaaccgccgccattttgtcaaatttctttttgaaatttttattttagatcaaaattgcggccgcaatcgtggacatcgtacaggacattttttttactagtcatttcaacaatttatttaactgtTATACACccattaaataaacataaaaaaatcactttcTATTCGTCatgaatgaatttatttataaaaaaaatcggacTGATTAATTAATTccaacattaaaaacaaaatcgcGAAAATCAGTAATTTTACGGAGTGTAACACTGAGGCGATCCCTTAAGTCGGTACATCTCTGTAGTTactttgcgatttttacaatggataaaaataaatgcgaaatcgTTGCAAATATTAGGAAAGGCTTAAGGTGAtgtagttttatcaaaaacacaaggcTATGAGTGATAtcaagccttcaaagacggtcgagtgATCGTTGAaggcatgcctcgttctggacgatcttcaactgatgaaaataataaaaaagtgaaggattgaaaatcgtcaggcatgTGTTAGAGAGTTGACAAGAGAGCTCGCAATATCTCGCGAGTCCACTCGGatgattttgatggatattttgagtatgaaacgcgttcttgctcaactcgtcccgataaaaccacaaccacgccaaagccgcaCAAAAATCAATcgcattgtttttttcgatattcgtagttTGGAGCATCATGAAtgaaaacgcaatgaataccattgaTCAATCACGGTATGCACCAGATTTGGCTCAGATTATTATGATCCATATAAGTAATGTATATCTATGTTGTACTCTTGTCTGGTCACAACAGCTGATTGCTTCGTTACAACTCCTTCGTGCCGTAAAAGATCTGATGGAGGGACTAATTGTGGCAATTTTATTTTGGCTTCAGGGCAACATAATCTAGTATATTAAACACTTTTACGTCTTCcaatattaacaaattatttaatttctccaAATGATACCGATTTGTCGGCACAATAATCTATTGCCGGATCACAGTGGAATGCAGCTGGTTCCAGGATCAGTGGAGCGCTGCGTCGCGGGATCGCTCAATTTCATTATGTCGTATccgctgttgttgtgtttgatGTGCACGAACTCGTTTCTTCTAAGTCTATCTACTTAATCGTGACTCACTGAAATCGTAATTCTGACATAAAAATATCACTCTTATCTTGATTTGTCTCTCTTTGGTTATCAGAACGGCTAGAACGAGAGGGAACGCACATTTGAGTGACTGTGACGTCCTAAGTCAGGTCATATTCTCCGTGACATCGTAAGGTCTAATAAATCAAAGTGAGAATAGATCTCGCGCACTTAGCAGTAATGTCAGTAGGGTGAGTATCACGAGAGGTCAACACAAAAAAAGTGCACGATCACAAAGCATCCATTTGGTTTTGAAATCACAAATTCTATTATGGTTGCTTTCAGAAATGTTTCCCTGGACCTGTACATATAATTCAAGACCAATATTAGCCAAACGGTGAACCCGTTTTCGAGCTTTAGCGAGActaagcaataatttttaaaatatgagtaTTTAGATTTTGTTATtccatattttcttattatgcATTTCAATCTAAAAAGCAGCTATAACGACCTAGCCTTTCTTGAGTTTAACGAGAAAAACGAACAATAAATGTTTGCGTATTTTCTCACCGTTTAAACCTTTCCTGAGTTTCCGCGGATATTTCAGACTAAAATTAATcagttcagccgttcttgattTTTGGCGAGACTTACGGACAGCAATTCATTTTTAGATATATAGATAGTTAGAATTATCTCATTTAAgtgaaatataaacattttatttgataatatgtTAAGATTTTGAGGGTAATTTCACAATGTTACTCTCTTAGAACCCCTCCTCCAACTATTTTGCGAAATAAATGATTGATTATGATAAACTTTTCGGGAGGATAAAGGACTAACTGTTTGATGCCAGATCCGTACTATCTGGTGGATGCATAAGAATAACCTAATTGTTCTGGGTAGTCGCTATCGATGTGTGTGACTCGGCGTTTTTCTGTTAGCAAATAATTCTTCTCCTATTCGTCAACAGTACAGGTCCGAATTAAAGGTTTGGTCGAAGAGAAACAGCCCACAGTAGATGATTCCCTGTCAATCCCACCAAGCACACAGCAAATCCAGCCTGAATGTCAATACGATCACAACATTTTTCACTTGATGTTATCTTaattgatccacttttcgtcacCAGTAACCAACCGCTTCGGAAATGCATCGAGTTTGTTATAATTCAACAAATATCGAAATTTGGTTAATGaggttttttcatttattttaatattcagcCTTATTTAAATGGTACCCAACGGGTTTTGTACAACATTTGGTTTCTGGGCAATTTGGGCAATggttttcaatacttttttgatATGATCGTGGTGAAtctttgatttgattttgatcaaaATTACTTCAGTGGAATCGAAAACTCAAAAACATGGCATATTTTCTGCTTGCTGGTATTCATCTTCGCCGCGTAGTCAAACAATACTGAGTCAAACTATCACAAAAacgtttaaaagtttttgttgctTAAGGGGTcctcttttaaaatttctttaaaaatctattttttttttattgtacaaaTCGAAGGCTTAAATTATCTGTAGTATATTGGTAAAAAGTTCTTTCGATCCGTGAATTAGTTCCATCGCAACACGACTTTGACCGAACCTATGCCCTGAGCAAAGACATATCGACATCGAACTTTGACACGCGTTtcctcgaaaaaaaatttttcgaatctGCGGGCATTCTCGTTTTTGAACCATTCAACCAATTATCGACGCGTTTTTCCCACCTAAAAGAAGATAAAATACCCCGGCGTTGTAACTTACAAAATCGCAATATTTTGATCATAAACGATTTTTTACAACAGGTCAAAGTGGAAAATCATGCGAAAAAATGATACTTTATTTTCAAGAGGCcgccattttatttttataacgaattttttcttgtttgttatgTTAGGGCGCCTATACGGAATGCTGTCATTAGGATTCGTTTGATTTTCTGCTTGTAGACAACGAATTGCGTCCTGTATCGTGCCCGCAGTTGGGTTGGTTTTCAAAACACCTTTTGCTGGAACAGTCATTTTGGACGCCATTTTTGACACCCGACACTCAGAAGTTCAGATTTTATAGATGAAACCTGATTAAATATATTGCAGAAGAGCGCACATGTCTTTGTCCGTTTActtcttcgaaaaaaaaacaaatattaggtCATTTTTGCACAATTATACTATAAGAGGACCCCTTAAGTATTCACATCTCAGCTACGATGCCAACTGCGCAGGAGAACACAATGtggtattttttaaaacttcctTTATCAGATTTCGCAGCAACTAGTTATTACTTGGCTCCCACATCAACCTCGATGTCGTATATAATTCCGTCTATCTTTTAACAAGTATAAACGTCACTCATTATCCCCGTCGTGCTAtacatatggtgcagaggcatctGATGAGTTTTCGCGAGAAAGGTTCTgccgaagatttatggtcctttgcgcattggccacggcgaataccacattcgatggaacgatgaacagTATGTGATATACAACAACTTTGGCAGATTTCAGCGAACTataagacagcggctacgctggctaggtcatgtcggccaaatggacgaaaacacttcagctctgtaagtattcgacgcagtacccgccgagggaagcagtcCGTTGGAAATACCACGAGGAAAAGGACATgcttcacttggaatctccaattgccgTCAGGTTGCAAAAAGGAGAAACGATTGacgtgctgttgttaactcggctatagccGCGAAAGTGGTGTCTCCTTAGCTTTTTGCACTGTCCAAAAGCATAGCGAACGTAGCTCTGCTACGGGACAGGCAATCATCGTCATAAACTTATTTCATCAGTTGAAACGTTTccgtaaaagttttaccaattttaaaacaaaatttaatgttggctctttgctcgaagctcattttcgcaccgataacacaaacatactgacacttaaaacacaataacttcacttccaattaatgaaatgtcatgaaatacTCACTGGACTATCGATAAAGATAGCTGATTCCAACGCACCAGttgacacatagatggcgccaccagggggcgctaggtTCAAAAAGACCTGTTTATTTATATCATACTATTCAGGGAACATGTCAACACTTTAGTACACAAATAGTTTTAAATGCAAAAGGTACACGTGATaagctgaatcgatttagccatgtccgcctgTCCGCCTATCAGTTAATATGCGAATCAGTCTCTCAGATTctgagatatcgttttgaaaatttgcacacgtcCTCAGGAAGCTACTTATTTGCCGGAAATGTCGTTCttccttgttttatttttatacgcaCAACACGgaattaattattgtaaattcTGCAATCAactaagtttttttgttaaatttctgGAAAACGAATCCCGGATTCAGCTGGTCATAGATTTATATTACAATCAGGtcggttttcttttatttcactcCTTGCTAATTAAGATCCCGGGAAATTTAAGTATTCTATAAAATTATAGTCATTTTGGTAATTCGGTAACAACACCCAAGTATTAAGTAAATTTATTCAGTTTGATTGAAATTGTGGAGAATGGCgcattgtttattaattttggcATGCATCTCTGCTGCATGTGTTAGTGATTTGTTATCTCGGGTCTAGCCGAGTCTGTATAACATTTGGATCGCTGCCTTCCTCACACGTCGAAAATAGCTCTCAGTCAAGTTACAGTCATAGAAAATGTCGCTtcgttttcaatatttgtgcaCAATATTTGGACATATTGTTTTCGCATTGAATTGTGGCGTTTCAGTACAAATCAACTCCCAACCTGTGGTAATTATAAACGTACATAAATTGACTGTTCTAGTTGTAATGACCaaaattggaaagtggaaatataaaattattttaatacaaatccaGAATGCATGATtccatttcaaaataatatgtaaaaaaaattttattaaagtaataTGGAGAGATAAAGGAATAAAATCAAGTATGAAAGTACTCATATTTATAAGACAGCTTCGCATTGAAAAATATGTGTGAAAACCCCAGCAACCACATGGATTTCTTGGCTTTTGTGTATGCGTGGTGGTGGAGGAATCATCATCATGCAcagaaatacaaacatatttatttatatgtattaccGAAAACGATTACGACAACGACTTTGTGTGAAATTCCTGCCGTTGACAATCacaaaactattcaaaaacttCTTCACATTGCTCTTAGACAAGGTCAATCACTACTATGAAGAGTCCTTACATCTACACTAGGTGCCCGAAGGGAGCAAACATGACACACATTGCGAAGAAAGCTCTTGTATACAAAATATTGCATACAGGATATAACTCTAGCGGTTCTAGCGGTCTTTGGGATACTCATTGCCTTTGCTATGTGGCACATCTTGAATCAGCGGTATACTCCATTTTCAGATCACTTAGACATCACCAATAAACGACGTGCGACCGCATTTAAATTCGAGGCGAGTGTGCCCTACTAGAATCGAATTACATTGCTCTTTTGAACATCTACATCTAATCGGACCGTCCTCGTATTTCAGACGTTTcctaatataaattaaataaaaagtatttgagTTCACACTTAAATATCAATAATGTGCTAAAATAAGATTGATTCCGCTCTATCAATACAAATCAGCGagacataagtatatatacaaagCTTTGATAACCAAATCACCATCTCAGGCAAATAATCTATTTATAAAAGATATTTATAGCTCAAAATATGCTGAACCGATTTGATTGAAAATTCGTGGGGAGGTGGCTTAGGACCAGGGACGGACATAGTTCAAAGTCAACACAATTCATAAAAACCAATTCACAAATACCAGAAGGTGTTCAAAATGCATGTAAgaatcaattgaaaattttatgtcttaaaaaaatgaaagaaataagtaaaaaaataacaacatagAGCTAATGCGGAAGAACACTTATTTTTGTATCCACGCatacttcatatacatatggaaTATACTGATTGTCGTTCCTGAACAAGGCAGTTTGTTTTTAAGACGAACCCGTCTGATATTTTTAATACCACAAAATGGCATTGACATTTTCGTCGTCAAGGCATTGGGGCTACTTTGCTAGATTTCCGAAGCATTGCACAACGCAGTGCAATATTTAAACAGAATCGACAAAGTATTTGCATACAATTTCAAACCGATCCACAGTGGTCGGTGTTGTATGGAATCAACGGCCAAAAAGTCTTCCAATGTCTATATAAAAGTGGGTTTTAAAATCTCACTCTCACGTTGCGCACTCCGCCACCCCCCGatagtaacaaattttaattaattatattaaattaaacaagtaaggaagggctaagttcgggtgtcaccgaacattttatactctcgcacgataaagtgataatcgagatttcattatccgtcatttacatatttttttattttgctgtaaaattaattagaattaaattctgagagatttaccgatattttcggtgaaaaattaggttaggttaggttgggcactgagttcttcgtgttcgatatcagggaccttgaaaagttatagtccgatcacaacaatttttccataagggatacctcagctcacattaggtatttgagtaaagttttattccgctatgatcattggtttctaatgtatatattatacagataaggcatcagatggaattcaaaataacgttatattggaagaaggcgtggttgagaaccgatttcgcccatatttagtatatgtcatcagggtgttaaaaaaatattatatacggaatttcattgaaatcggtcaagtagttcctgagttatggtttttggtccataagtgggcgacgccacgcccattttgaatttttaaaaaaagcctgggtgcagcttccttctgccattttttccgtaaaatttagtgttactgacgttttttgttagccggttaacgcacttttagtgattttcaatataacctttgtatgggaggtgggcgtggttattatccgatttcttccatttttgaactgtatatagaaatatgGCTCTACAGAGTtcggttgacatagctatagtagtttccgagatatgtacaaaaaacttagtaggggcggggccacgcccacttctccaaaaaaattacttccaaatatgctcctccctaatgcgatcctttgtgccaaatttcactttaatatcttcatttatggtttagttatgacactttataagttttcggtttccgccattttgtgggcgtggtagtggaccgattttgcccatcttcgaacttgacctttttatggagccaagaaatacgtgtaccaagtttcatcatgatatctcaatttttactcaagttacagcttgcacagacggacggacagacagacattcggatttcacctctactcgtcaccctgttCACTTTCgtatatataatcctatatctgactcctttagttttaggacttacaaacaaccgttatgtgaacaaaactataatactctccttagcaactttgttgcgagagtataaaaataacacaCACAAAATCGTATGTCTGGTAGAATAACATGAATAACAAAGAGagttgcaaaaagttgcagctgaaatcaaaGCATAGACATGAAAACATTAACTCATACAAACAAACTTGATTCATTTGGGGGCGAGACTGGGATCACAACTTTCTGTATATCTTAAATcgatgtaaagggtgattttttaagagcttgataactttttttaaaaaaaaaacgcataaaatttgcaaaatctcatcggttctttatttgaaacgttagattggttcatgacatttactttttgaagataatttcatttaaatgttgaccgcggctgcgtcttaggtggtccattcggaaagtccaattttgggcaactttttcgagcatttcggccggaatagcccgaatttcttcggaaatgttgtcttccaaagctggaatagttgctggcttatttctgtagactttagacttgacgtagccccacaaaaaatagtctaaaggcgttaaatcgcatgatcttggtggccaacttacgggtccatttcttgagatgaattgttgtccgaagttttccctcaaaatggccatagaatcgcgagctgtgtggcatgtagcgccatcttgttgaaaccacatgtcaaccaagttcagttcttccatttttggcaacaaaaagtttgttagcatcgaacgatagcgatcgccattcaccgtaacgttgcgtccaacagcatctttgaaaaaatacggtccaatgattccaccagcgtacaaaccacaccaaacagtgcatttttcgggatgcatgggcagttcttgaacggcttctggttgctcttcaccccaaatgcggcaattttgcctatttacgtagccattcaaccagaaatgagcctcatcgctgaacaaaatttgtcgataaacacatttcgaaccgaacactgattttggtaataaaattcaatgatttgcaagcgttgctcgttagtaagtctattcatgatgaaatgtcaaagcatactgagcatctttctctttgacaccatgtctgaaatcccacgtgatctgtcaaatactaatgcatgaaaatcctaacctcaaaaaaatcacccgt belongs to Bactrocera dorsalis isolate Fly_Bdor chromosome 1, ASM2337382v1, whole genome shotgun sequence and includes:
- the LOC105233627 gene encoding ryncolin-2-like isoform X11, whose amino-acid sequence is MSLRFQYLCTIFGHILYAVNCCVSLQINSQPVNDILHGDDLLKSAVNKVELLSLKLESMQSELMAMKEQLLREIKEIKKNQESVPPATKKPASCTEAMRQENGKYEESGVYELYLPEFLQHPFNVYCLRDPDGGEPWSIIQRRQSNDTDFYRGWIEYEHGFGDLNANFFLGLDKIHALTHSRSHELWIQLEDFANEKSVAKYESFAIGNAQDKYELIALGQYSGTAGDSFSDHLGEKFTTKDSDNDKYSGNCAIYSKGAWWYNSCYDSNLNGLYLGGEYPKSQEGRGVDWDSWYGNYYSLKYVHMAIRPKYYH
- the LOC105233627 gene encoding ryncolin-2-like isoform X12; this translates as MALRFQYLCAIFGHILYAVSCSVSLQINSQPVNDILHGDDLLKSAVNKVELLSLKLESMQSELMAMKEQLLREIKEIKKNQESVPPATKKPASCTEAMRQENGKYEESGVYELYLPEFLQHPFNVYCLRDPDGGEPWSIIQRRQSNDTDFYRGWIEYEHGFGDLNANFFLGLDKIHALTHSRSHELWIQLEDFANEKSVAKYESFAIGNAQDKYELIALGQYSGTAGDSFSDHLGEKFTTKDSDNDKYSGNCAIYSKGAWWYNSCYDSNLNGLYLGGEYPKSQEGRGVDWDSWYGNYYSLKYVHMAIRPKYYH
- the LOC105233627 gene encoding fibrinogen C domain-containing protein 1-like isoform X5; amino-acid sequence: MSLRFQYFCIIFGHILYAVNCCVSLQINSEPVNDILHGDDLLKSAVNKVELLSLKLERYNLHMQSELMAMKEQLLREIKEIKKNQESVPPATKKPASCTEAMRQENGKYEESGVYELYLPEFLQHPFNVYCLRDPDGGEPWSIIQRRQSNDTDFYRGWIEYEHGFGDLNANFFLGLDKIHALTHSRSHELWIQLEDFANEKSVAKYESFAIGNAQDKYELIALGQYSGTAGDSFSDHLGEKFTTKDSDNDKYSGNCAIYSKGAWWYNSCYDSNLNGLYLGGEYPKSQEGRGVDWDSWYGNYYSLKYVHMAIRPKYYH
- the LOC105233627 gene encoding ryncolin-2-like isoform X16; the encoded protein is MQSELMAMKEQLLREIKEIKKNQESVPPATKKPASCTEAMRQENGKYEESGVYELYLPEFLQHPFNVYCLRDPDGGEPWSIIQRRQSNDTDFYRGWIEYEHGFGDLNANFFLGLDKIHALTHSRSHELWIQLEDFANEKSVAKYESFAIGNAQDKYELIALGQYSGTAGDSFSDHLGEKFTTKDSDNDKYSGNCAIYSKGAWWYNSCYDSNLNGLYLGGEYPKSQEGRGVDWDSWYGNYYSLKYVHMAIRPKYYH
- the LOC105233627 gene encoding ryncolin-2-like isoform X13, which gives rise to MSLRFQYFCIIFGHILYAVNCCVSLQINSEPVNDILHGDDLLKSAVNKVELLSLKLESMQSELMAMKEQLLREIKEIKKNQESVPPATKKPASCTEAMRQENGKYEESGVYELYLPEFLQHPFNVYCLRDPDGGEPWSIIQRRQSNDTDFYRGWIEYEHGFGDLNANFFLGLDKIHALTHSRSHELWIQLEDFANEKSVAKYESFAIGNAQDKYELIALGQYSGTAGDSFSDHLGEKFTTKDSDNDKYSGNCAIYSKGAWWYNSCYDSNLNGLYLGGEYPKSQEGRGVDWDSWYGNYYSLKYVHMAIRPKYYH